From a region of the Gemmatimonadales bacterium genome:
- a CDS encoding beta-ketoacyl-ACP synthase III, producing the protein MPRTEFISTGFYVPERVVTNEELASIMDTSDEWIRTRTGITERRWAAEGQMTSDLAVEASKVALDRAGLLPSDLDCIVLATLSGDYFFPGGGVYLQRKLGITDIPCLDVRNQCSGFIYGLSIADAWIRTGQYKRLLLVGAEVHSTGMDLTTKGRDLSVLFGDGAGAVILGPTEDSGRGVLSTHIFADGRYAELLFCDLGGCAHTPRMSHEHLDAGLHFPVMHGKEVFKHASTKMPDAVKLALQANGLTTADIKVLIPHQANLRISEMVQRQLGLRDDQVYNNIQRYGNTTAGSIPIALHECIQSGKISRGDLVMFAAFGSGFTWGSAAVRW; encoded by the coding sequence ATGCCCCGGACCGAGTTCATCAGCACCGGCTTCTACGTCCCCGAGCGCGTCGTGACCAACGAGGAGCTGGCCTCGATCATGGATACGTCGGACGAGTGGATACGCACCCGGACGGGGATCACCGAGCGGCGCTGGGCCGCGGAGGGCCAGATGACATCGGACCTCGCCGTGGAGGCGTCGAAGGTCGCGCTCGATCGGGCCGGTCTGCTGCCGTCCGATCTGGACTGCATCGTCCTGGCCACCCTCTCGGGGGACTACTTTTTCCCCGGCGGCGGGGTCTACCTCCAGAGGAAACTCGGGATCACGGACATCCCGTGCCTCGATGTCCGGAACCAGTGCAGCGGGTTCATATACGGCCTCTCGATCGCGGACGCCTGGATCCGGACCGGTCAGTACAAGCGCCTGCTCCTGGTGGGGGCCGAAGTGCACTCCACGGGCATGGATCTGACGACCAAAGGTCGTGATCTCTCGGTGCTGTTCGGGGACGGGGCGGGGGCGGTCATACTCGGTCCAACCGAGGATTCAGGCCGCGGGGTCCTTTCCACCCACATTTTTGCCGACGGCCGCTACGCCGAGCTGCTCTTCTGCGACTTGGGCGGCTGCGCCCACACGCCCCGGATGAGCCACGAGCACCTCGATGCCGGACTCCACTTCCCGGTAATGCACGGGAAAGAGGTCTTCAAGCACGCCTCCACCAAGATGCCGGATGCGGTGAAGCTCGCCCTCCAGGCCAACGGCCTCACGACCGCCGACATCAAGGTACTGATCCCCCACCAGGCCAACCTTCGAATCTCTGAGATGGTTCAACGCCAGCTGGGGCTTCGCGACGACCAGGTCTACAACAACATCCAGAGGTATGGGAACACGACCGCGGGCTCGATCCCGATCGCGCTGCACGAGTGCATTCAGTCAGGGAAGATCTCCCGGGGGGACTTGGTCATGTTCGCAGCGTTCGGATCGGGGTTTACGTGGGGGAGTGCGGCCGTGAGGTGGTAG
- a CDS encoding ATP-binding protein, producing the protein MPRLVRTHLATYLGDIVALAGVALLARDAAPAIGAAASTPALLADLGLVFAGLLGHRVAAARGRESATLALGLLVIGSLGAGCLTDRWWIAAAGGIGAAAIAPHFVVPRRAAVWFVAGLLLTIPGLLADPAAGGLAAAFVVGVGLASMRLARRLRGAAAHPVLELEQALETERLRAAELAGHLSRYETEERKLQRHSLLRGALTRRMGAIEAIALSIDRDLGHALDGAAPGGLDHAVRRSRQRAEQLAGIAGGGRAREQQTTLALVWPRVRDLVGGRMEEGHHLKVGIPADLPAVVGSGESWVQILTALVDNAVEAMPQGGVIEVSAATSARDGFAHVTVADAGRGIPPNVLPHVMEPFYTSGAERGADGLGLSMVASVVEGMEGEVRLSSKVGEGTTVEIDVPFAVVAPVAERTMRLEGDVLLADDDREVRRNMARLLESFGLKVVESDTGTVARALFSARPDRFRVAVLDVVMPGTPVAEVVAGIRELRGAFPVLLVSGYDTMHMVDSVLALGGVRFLRKPFTREELFAALSDLLSVEVGATPPS; encoded by the coding sequence ATGCCGCGGCTCGTGCGGACCCATCTGGCAACCTACCTGGGCGACATCGTCGCCCTGGCGGGCGTCGCTCTGCTCGCCCGCGACGCGGCGCCCGCCATCGGCGCGGCCGCATCGACGCCGGCACTCCTCGCGGATCTCGGGCTGGTCTTCGCCGGGCTCCTCGGCCACCGGGTCGCGGCGGCCCGCGGGCGTGAATCCGCCACCCTGGCGCTCGGTCTGCTGGTCATCGGCTCGCTCGGAGCCGGGTGCCTCACGGATCGCTGGTGGATCGCCGCGGCGGGAGGGATCGGCGCGGCCGCTATCGCCCCACATTTCGTAGTTCCTCGCCGCGCCGCGGTGTGGTTCGTGGCCGGCCTGCTGCTAACCATCCCCGGCCTGCTCGCCGATCCGGCTGCCGGCGGCTTGGCGGCGGCGTTCGTGGTCGGTGTCGGCCTGGCGTCCATGCGGCTCGCCCGCCGTCTCCGCGGCGCCGCGGCGCACCCGGTGCTCGAGCTGGAGCAGGCGCTGGAAACCGAGCGGCTCCGAGCCGCCGAGCTGGCGGGGCACCTGAGCCGGTACGAAACAGAGGAACGAAAGCTTCAGCGTCACTCCCTTCTGCGCGGCGCGCTCACGCGAAGGATGGGTGCGATCGAGGCCATCGCGCTCTCCATCGACCGCGATCTGGGTCACGCACTCGATGGCGCGGCGCCGGGTGGGCTCGACCACGCCGTCCGGCGCAGCAGGCAGCGGGCCGAACAGCTCGCGGGTATTGCCGGCGGCGGCCGCGCGCGGGAGCAGCAGACCACGCTCGCTCTGGTGTGGCCCCGCGTTCGCGATCTGGTCGGCGGTCGGATGGAAGAAGGGCACCATCTGAAGGTCGGCATTCCCGCTGACCTGCCGGCTGTGGTCGGCAGCGGTGAGTCGTGGGTCCAGATCCTCACCGCGCTCGTTGACAACGCTGTGGAGGCCATGCCGCAGGGTGGCGTGATAGAGGTCAGCGCGGCGACGAGCGCGCGTGATGGGTTTGCGCACGTCACAGTCGCGGACGCCGGGCGCGGCATCCCTCCCAACGTGCTCCCGCACGTCATGGAGCCGTTCTACACGTCGGGTGCCGAGCGCGGGGCCGATGGCCTGGGCCTCTCGATGGTCGCCTCGGTCGTCGAGGGCATGGAAGGCGAGGTCCGTCTTTCCTCGAAGGTGGGCGAGGGGACGACGGTCGAGATCGACGTGCCCTTCGCCGTCGTCGCGCCGGTCGCCGAGCGGACCATGCGGCTGGAGGGCGACGTACTGTTGGCCGACGACGATCGCGAGGTGCGGCGCAACATGGCGCGGCTGTTGGAGAGCTTCGGTCTCAAGGTAGTGGAGTCGGACACGGGGACGGTCGCTCGCGCGCTGTTCAGCGCCCGCCCCGACCGGTTCCGCGTCGCGGTGCTGGACGTCGTCATGCCCGGGACGCCGGTGGCGGAGGTCGTGGCGGGCATTCGCGAGCTGCGCGGCGCGTTCCCCGTCCTCCTCGTTTCGGGGTACGACACGATGCACATGGTCGATTCGGTGCTCGCCCTGGGCGGCGTCCGGTTCCTCCGGAAGCCGTTCACGCGGGAAGAGCTGTTCGCCGCGCTGAGCGACCTCCTGAGCGTAGAAGTGGGAGCGACGCCTCCCTCTTGA
- a CDS encoding aspartate aminotransferase family protein, with amino-acid sequence MDSSTVRAKHQEFLFPCVANYYQEPVVITGGAGCCVRDADGRDYLDFFGGILTLGIGHAHPEFVERIQEQVARLTHTSTIYPTEEIVRVAEKLARITPGKLKKSFFTTSGTDADETAIMLAKIYTGKQEIIALRHSYAGRSHLAIAVTGQSVWRALPTQVPGIKHGLSPYCYRCPLGLEYPSCGVKCAQDLEELIRTETTGAPAAFIAEPIQGAGGFIVPPKEYFQIAVGIVRKFGGVFICDEVQTGWGRTGDKWCGIEHWGVEPEIMTFAKSIASGFPVGATIATEEVANAFTGLSLSTFGGNPISMAATEITMDVMERENTPRRSAERGKQLRDHLESFKEKYPFIGDVRGMGLMQGLELVEDRKTKEPSPRKTLALMEAAKKHGLLIGKGGLYGNVIRMAPSMLISKAEVDDGAARLDRALAEVR; translated from the coding sequence ATGGACTCGTCAACGGTACGGGCCAAGCACCAGGAGTTCCTCTTCCCCTGCGTCGCCAACTACTACCAGGAGCCGGTGGTCATCACGGGCGGCGCCGGCTGCTGCGTCCGCGACGCCGACGGCCGAGACTATCTCGATTTCTTCGGCGGCATCCTCACCCTGGGCATCGGCCATGCGCACCCCGAGTTCGTGGAGCGCATCCAGGAGCAGGTGGCGCGGCTGACGCACACCTCGACCATCTACCCCACCGAAGAGATCGTCCGCGTCGCGGAAAAGCTCGCGCGCATCACGCCCGGCAAGCTGAAGAAGAGCTTCTTCACCACCAGCGGCACCGACGCCGACGAGACGGCGATCATGCTGGCCAAGATCTACACCGGCAAGCAGGAGATCATCGCGCTCCGCCACAGCTACGCGGGCCGATCGCACCTGGCGATCGCGGTCACGGGTCAGAGCGTCTGGCGCGCGCTTCCCACCCAGGTCCCCGGCATCAAGCACGGCCTCTCGCCCTACTGCTACCGCTGCCCGCTGGGGCTCGAGTATCCCTCCTGCGGCGTGAAGTGCGCGCAGGACCTGGAAGAACTGATCCGAACCGAGACCACCGGCGCGCCGGCCGCCTTCATCGCGGAGCCGATCCAGGGAGCGGGCGGGTTCATCGTGCCGCCCAAGGAGTACTTCCAGATCGCGGTAGGGATCGTGCGGAAGTTCGGCGGCGTCTTCATCTGCGACGAGGTGCAGACCGGCTGGGGCCGCACCGGGGACAAGTGGTGCGGGATCGAGCACTGGGGGGTCGAGCCGGAGATCATGACGTTCGCGAAGTCCATTGCGAGCGGCTTCCCGGTCGGCGCGACCATCGCCACGGAGGAAGTGGCCAACGCCTTCACCGGCCTGTCGCTCTCGACCTTCGGCGGGAACCCGATTTCGATGGCGGCCACCGAGATCACGATGGACGTCATGGAGCGCGAGAACACGCCCCGGCGGTCCGCCGAGCGCGGCAAGCAGCTCCGCGACCATCTCGAGTCGTTCAAGGAGAAGTACCCGTTCATCGGCGACGTGCGGGGGATGGGGCTGATGCAAGGGCTCGAGCTGGTCGAGGACCGGAAGACGAAGGAGCCGTCCCCGAGGAAGACGCTCGCGCTGATGGAGGCGGCCAAGAAGCACGGCCTACTGATCGGGAAGGGCGGGCTCTACGGCAACGTGATCCGCATGGCGCCCTCGATGCTGATATCGAAGGCCGAGGTGGATGACGGCGCGGCACGCCTGGACAGGGCGCTGGCGGAGGTGCGTTGA
- a CDS encoding nitroreductase has translation MDAYDAIHRRASVRSFRQAPVPRDALERMLAAAVRAPNHKLTEPWRFAVVAGESLRRYAEIRRAHRARKFDPADPAGAKAIEKTYREALETPAFIVVMCAVSDDEVRREEDYAATMMATQNLLIAATAEGLGTYLRTGGIMELPEVRALAGVPKGHRIVAIVSVGYPAATDEPKKRTDSAEKTAWLD, from the coding sequence ATGGACGCCTACGACGCGATTCATCGCCGGGCCTCGGTCCGGAGCTTCCGCCAGGCACCGGTCCCCCGCGACGCGCTGGAGCGGATGCTCGCCGCCGCGGTGCGCGCCCCCAACCACAAGCTGACCGAGCCGTGGCGCTTCGCGGTCGTGGCCGGAGAGAGCCTGCGACGCTACGCCGAGATCCGCCGGGCCCACCGCGCCAGAAAGTTCGACCCCGCGGACCCGGCGGGCGCCAAGGCCATCGAGAAGACCTACCGGGAGGCACTCGAGACACCCGCCTTCATCGTTGTGATGTGCGCCGTGTCGGACGACGAGGTCAGGCGGGAGGAGGACTACGCGGCGACGATGATGGCGACCCAGAACCTGCTGATCGCCGCGACTGCAGAGGGGTTGGGCACGTACCTGCGCACCGGCGGGATTATGGAGCTACCCGAGGTACGGGCGCTGGCCGGCGTGCCCAAAGGTCACCGCATCGTAGCGATCGTTTCCGTGGGGTATCCCGCCGCGACCGACGAGCCGAAGAAGCGAACCGACTCCGCCGAAAAGACCGCCTGGCTCGACTAG
- a CDS encoding NCS1 family nucleobase:cation symporter-1 yields MSREPGAVPSGADPRLWNADLAPTTAEQRKWTTWNIAALWIGMAICIPTYTLASGLVDQGWTWQAAVGAVVLGNVVVLIPIALNSHAGTRYGIPFPVMSRAAFGVLGANVPSILRALVACGWFGIQTWIGGWAIYKLIEAIWPGMATLPAILPAAVGLNTGEAVCFLLFWAMNVWIVLRGMDSIKFLETWGSPFLLAVGAALFIWAWWRADGLGPMLANPPRQGGAPAITNLFGAGLTSAVAFWGTMALSIPDFSRYARSQRDQVEGQAIGLPLTMALFAFIGAAVTNATVVIFGERIADPVALLARVGGAFTVVIAMAGLTVATLTTNIAANVVAPANGFSNLAPSRISFKAGAMITAVIGMVMMPWKLYNDAAAYIFTWLIGYGALLGPVAGIMIADYFILRRSRLDVDALYRRGGAYEYTRGVNWIAMLALAVGVAPSVPGFLAALKVTEVAPVWSGIYNWAWFVGFALAATVHVGGMKMMGSGERGAVPFREDADGGSGRGNLEGAP; encoded by the coding sequence TTGAGCCGGGAGCCGGGAGCCGTACCTTCCGGGGCTGATCCCCGCCTCTGGAACGCCGACCTCGCGCCCACGACCGCCGAGCAGCGGAAGTGGACTACGTGGAACATCGCCGCGCTGTGGATCGGCATGGCCATCTGCATCCCTACCTACACGCTGGCCTCGGGCCTCGTGGACCAGGGTTGGACGTGGCAGGCGGCGGTGGGCGCGGTCGTGCTGGGCAACGTCGTGGTCCTGATCCCGATCGCGCTCAACTCGCACGCCGGCACGCGCTACGGGATTCCCTTCCCCGTCATGAGCCGCGCCGCTTTCGGCGTGCTCGGCGCCAACGTACCTTCGATACTGCGTGCGCTCGTGGCGTGCGGATGGTTCGGGATCCAGACCTGGATCGGCGGCTGGGCGATCTACAAACTCATCGAAGCGATCTGGCCCGGGATGGCGACGCTACCGGCGATCCTGCCCGCCGCGGTCGGGCTCAACACCGGCGAGGCGGTCTGCTTCCTCCTGTTCTGGGCGATGAACGTGTGGATCGTCCTCCGAGGCATGGACTCGATCAAGTTCCTCGAGACCTGGGGCTCTCCGTTCCTCCTTGCCGTCGGGGCCGCGCTCTTCATCTGGGCGTGGTGGCGCGCCGACGGCCTGGGTCCGATGCTCGCCAACCCCCCGCGCCAGGGCGGCGCACCAGCTATCACCAACCTCTTCGGCGCGGGGCTCACTTCCGCCGTGGCATTCTGGGGGACGATGGCCCTCTCCATCCCCGACTTCTCGCGCTACGCGCGCAGCCAGCGTGACCAGGTCGAGGGTCAGGCGATCGGCCTGCCGCTGACGATGGCGCTCTTCGCGTTCATCGGCGCGGCGGTGACCAACGCGACCGTGGTGATCTTCGGCGAGCGCATCGCCGATCCCGTCGCCCTCCTCGCGCGGGTGGGCGGCGCGTTCACGGTGGTGATCGCGATGGCAGGCCTCACCGTCGCGACGCTCACCACGAACATCGCCGCCAACGTCGTCGCACCGGCCAACGGGTTCAGCAACCTCGCGCCGAGCCGGATCTCCTTCAAGGCGGGCGCGATGATCACCGCGGTGATCGGCATGGTGATGATGCCTTGGAAACTCTATAACGACGCCGCTGCCTACATCTTCACCTGGCTGATCGGCTACGGCGCGCTACTGGGGCCGGTGGCCGGGATCATGATCGCCGACTACTTCATCCTGCGCCGCTCGCGGCTGGACGTGGACGCGCTCTACCGGCGTGGCGGCGCGTACGAGTACACGCGCGGAGTCAACTGGATCGCGATGCTGGCGCTGGCCGTCGGGGTCGCGCCGAGCGTGCCGGGGTTCCTCGCCGCGTTGAAAGTGACGGAGGTCGCCCCGGTCTGGAGCGGTATCTACAACTGGGCCTGGTTCGTGGGCTTCGCTTTGGCGGCGACGGTGCATGTGGGTGGGATGAAGATGATGGGGAGCGGGGAGCGGGGAGCGGTACCTTTCCGTGAGGACGCCGATGGCGGTTCGGGGCGGGGCAACCTTGAGGGGGCACCGTGA
- a CDS encoding NAD(P)-dependent oxidoreductase: MRNRSPLPAPPDPFAEIAPPLTRDAALAEANRCLYCFDAPCTKACPTHIDVPAFIKKIATGNLKGSARVILDANPMGHSCARACPVEVLCEGDCVLNERDIKPINIALLQRVATDYAIEKKLQLFKPGPDTGKRVAIVGAGPAGLSGAQDLRRWGHAVTIYEAKPLPGGLNTYGVAEYKLRAPTAQAEAQMVLDLGVTLKTGLKIGKDIPLEQLVSEYDAVFIAVGLGATRRLGIPGEDKDGVVEALRFIETLKTRPASEVKVGRRVVVIGAGNTAIDAVTQAKRLGAETSTIVYRRGEADMPAYDYEYALARKDGCDFRFHCVPKEIVGPSKVEGLRVTTPAGEETIPCDMVIKALGQTRRADFEIPNDPRVFAGGDCANGGKEIVNAAAEGKAAAAAIHRLFGGTDGRPPR, from the coding sequence GTGAGGAACCGCTCCCCGCTCCCCGCTCCCCCCGATCCTTTCGCCGAGATCGCCCCGCCCTTGACGCGCGACGCCGCGCTCGCCGAAGCGAACCGGTGCCTCTACTGCTTCGACGCCCCCTGCACCAAGGCCTGCCCGACGCACATCGACGTGCCGGCGTTCATCAAGAAGATCGCCACCGGCAACCTGAAGGGCTCGGCGCGCGTCATCCTCGACGCCAACCCGATGGGCCACTCGTGCGCGCGCGCCTGTCCGGTCGAGGTGCTGTGCGAGGGCGACTGCGTCCTCAACGAGCGCGACATCAAGCCGATCAACATCGCGCTCCTCCAGCGCGTCGCCACCGACTACGCCATCGAGAAGAAGCTGCAGCTCTTCAAGCCGGGGCCGGACACCGGGAAGCGCGTCGCCATCGTGGGCGCGGGGCCGGCGGGACTCTCGGGCGCGCAGGACCTCCGCCGCTGGGGCCACGCGGTCACCATCTACGAGGCCAAGCCGCTACCGGGCGGGCTCAACACCTACGGCGTCGCCGAGTACAAGCTCCGCGCGCCGACCGCCCAGGCTGAAGCGCAGATGGTCCTCGACCTCGGCGTCACGCTGAAGACCGGCCTGAAGATCGGCAAGGACATCCCGCTCGAGCAGCTGGTTAGCGAGTACGATGCGGTCTTCATCGCGGTCGGGCTCGGCGCGACCAGGCGCCTCGGGATCCCCGGCGAGGACAAGGACGGCGTGGTGGAGGCGCTCCGGTTCATCGAGACCCTCAAGACCCGCCCCGCCTCCGAGGTGAAGGTCGGCAGGCGCGTGGTCGTGATCGGCGCCGGGAACACCGCCATCGACGCGGTGACGCAGGCCAAGCGCCTGGGCGCGGAGACCAGCACCATTGTCTACCGTCGCGGCGAGGCCGACATGCCGGCCTACGACTACGAGTACGCGCTGGCCAGGAAGGACGGCTGTGACTTCCGCTTCCACTGCGTCCCGAAGGAGATCGTGGGACCGTCGAAGGTCGAAGGGTTGAGGGTGACGACGCCGGCGGGTGAGGAGACCATCCCCTGCGACATGGTCATCAAGGCCCTGGGCCAGACGCGGCGCGCGGACTTCGAGATCCCGAATGACCCACGAGTGTTCGCCGGCGGCGACTGCGCCAACGGCGGCAAGGAGATCGTGAACGCGGCGGCTGAGGGCAAGGCGGCCGCAGCCGCGATCCACCGGCTGTTTGGAGGAACCGATGGCAGACCTCCGCGTTAA
- the preA gene encoding NAD-dependent dihydropyrimidine dehydrogenase subunit PreA, which yields MADLRVNFAGIRTPNPFWLASGPPTNTYGQVARAFDAGWGGAVWKTLGQPIINVYSRYGSVDYAGTRMIGLNNIELITDRPLEDNLREIADVKRNYPNHAVIVSLMVESKREAWHEIVSKTEDTGADGIELNFGCPHGMSERGMGAAVGQVPDYTCQIVQWVKEVAKIPVIVKLTPNVTDVTYIARAAKQGGADAVSLINTINSIVGIDLDTFAPNPAVHGKGSHGGYCGPAVKPIALNMVAAVAGDPEVGIPISGIGGILTWRDAAEFMALGATTVQVCTAVMHYGFRIVEDMIDGLENWMDEHEFRTIHDFAGRAVPNVTKWEDLDLNYHTLARIDYDKCIECELCYAACEDGAHQAIRRNDRGNGAPAVEIIDEACVGCNLCFLVCPVEGCITMAQVPNGAPAVSWKDFTAGRGKLAPRPEHFHTAKFG from the coding sequence ATGGCAGACCTCCGCGTTAACTTCGCGGGCATCCGGACCCCGAACCCATTTTGGCTCGCCTCCGGCCCGCCCACCAACACCTATGGGCAGGTGGCGCGCGCCTTCGACGCCGGCTGGGGCGGCGCCGTGTGGAAGACCCTCGGCCAGCCGATCATCAATGTCTATTCGCGCTACGGCTCGGTGGACTACGCCGGCACCCGGATGATCGGGTTGAACAACATCGAGCTCATCACCGACCGGCCGCTCGAGGACAACCTGCGCGAGATCGCCGATGTGAAGCGGAACTACCCGAACCACGCGGTCATCGTGTCGCTGATGGTGGAGAGCAAGCGCGAGGCGTGGCACGAGATCGTCAGCAAGACCGAGGATACCGGCGCCGACGGGATCGAGCTCAATTTCGGGTGCCCGCACGGGATGAGCGAGCGCGGGATGGGCGCCGCGGTCGGCCAGGTGCCTGACTACACCTGCCAGATAGTGCAGTGGGTGAAGGAGGTCGCGAAGATCCCGGTCATCGTCAAGCTCACGCCCAACGTGACCGACGTGACCTACATCGCGCGCGCAGCGAAGCAAGGCGGCGCCGACGCCGTCTCGCTCATCAACACCATCAACTCGATAGTGGGGATAGATCTCGACACCTTCGCGCCGAACCCCGCGGTGCACGGCAAGGGGAGCCACGGCGGCTACTGCGGCCCCGCCGTGAAGCCCATCGCCCTCAACATGGTGGCGGCCGTGGCGGGCGACCCGGAGGTCGGCATCCCCATATCCGGCATCGGCGGCATCCTGACCTGGCGTGACGCCGCCGAGTTCATGGCCCTGGGCGCGACCACGGTGCAGGTCTGCACCGCGGTGATGCACTACGGCTTCCGCATCGTGGAGGACATGATCGACGGGCTGGAGAACTGGATGGACGAACACGAGTTCCGGACCATCCACGACTTCGCGGGCCGAGCGGTGCCCAACGTGACCAAGTGGGAAGACCTCGACCTCAACTACCACACGCTCGCCCGCATCGACTACGACAAGTGCATCGAGTGCGAGCTGTGCTACGCCGCCTGCGAGGACGGCGCGCACCAGGCCATCCGGAGGAACGACCGCGGCAACGGCGCGCCCGCGGTGGAGATCATCGACGAGGCGTGCGTCGGGTGCAACCTCTGCTTTCTGGTGTGCCCGGTCGAGGGCTGTATCACCATGGCGCAGGTCCCGAACGGCGCGCCGGCGGTGAGCTGGAAGGACTTCACGGCTGGTCGAGGCAAGCTGGCGCCGAGGCCGGAGCACTTCCATACCGCGAAGTTCGGCTAG
- a CDS encoding Ig-like domain-containing protein, which yields MKSASRWLQRAAASAGVALAAACGGGGTEPPAPPPPPPTVATVVTVSSARTTLFKAGDTLTFTAAATDSNANPIPGQTFTWSSTLTGVATVNATTGKATAGVTNGTTAIQATTGTVTGSKNLTVNRLVASVTVQSPGARTNDTLTTFTGTLVYTGTAFDSGGTAIAPTSFTWTTSNSRIASISPASGTTTTATVAGEGTATITGTASGKAAQTTLVMQLPPVSFATDVQSIFTTSCAKSLCHDAATAEGGLNLTASAYSRIVNQPPSASQPYIKPNDPANSMIILRTEGTISPRMPEDGPPFLTSAQMALIRTWITRGAPNN from the coding sequence ATGAAGTCCGCGTCCCGGTGGCTCCAGCGCGCCGCCGCATCGGCGGGCGTGGCGCTCGCGGCCGCGTGCGGCGGTGGCGGCACCGAGCCGCCAGCCCCCCCTCCCCCGCCACCCACGGTGGCGACGGTCGTGACCGTGTCCAGCGCGCGCACCACTCTCTTCAAGGCGGGTGACACGCTGACCTTCACGGCCGCGGCCACGGACTCCAACGCCAACCCCATCCCCGGGCAGACCTTCACTTGGTCGTCCACGCTCACGGGCGTCGCCACGGTGAACGCGACGACCGGCAAGGCGACCGCCGGGGTGACCAACGGCACGACCGCGATCCAGGCGACCACCGGCACCGTGACGGGGAGCAAGAACCTGACCGTGAACCGCCTGGTCGCCAGCGTCACGGTGCAGAGCCCCGGTGCGCGCACCAACGACACGCTCACGACGTTCACCGGGACGCTGGTCTACACGGGGACGGCGTTCGACTCGGGCGGGACTGCGATCGCGCCGACCAGCTTCACCTGGACCACGTCCAACAGCCGCATCGCCTCGATCAGCCCCGCGAGCGGGACCACGACCACGGCGACCGTGGCGGGCGAGGGCACGGCCACCATCACCGGCACCGCGAGCGGCAAGGCCGCCCAGACGACGCTCGTGATGCAGCTGCCGCCCGTTTCCTTCGCCACCGACGTCCAGTCCATCTTCACCACCAGTTGCGCGAAGAGCCTCTGCCACGACGCCGCGACCGCGGAGGGCGGCCTCAATCTTACGGCCTCGGCGTACAGCCGGATCGTCAACCAGCCTCCCTCAGCGTCCCAGCCTTACATCAAGCCGAACGACCCGGCGAATTCCATGATCATCCTGCGCACGGAGGGCACGATCTCGCCCCGGATGCCGGAGGACGGCCCGCCCTTCCTGACCAGCGCGCAGATGGCGCTCATCCGCACCTGGATCACCCGCGGGGCCCCCAACAACTAG